Part of the Mytilus trossulus isolate FHL-02 chromosome 2, PNRI_Mtr1.1.1.hap1, whole genome shotgun sequence genome is shown below.
GCTGATAGTGGGATCTTTACGTGTTGTGGGGGGTTCTAGCTGTGACAATGCCTAGGATGGTGCATGACATTGCTGCCGATGTAAAGGCAGGCCGGGATCGACAAACACCTAGAAAATAAAGAAACTCGCTAttcatttaataaacaaaacatcaaagtaattacaatataatttcaaagtacaattttaaagttaaaataaattgaaaacaataattaaatacTACAAACAATTctaattaaatatcaaataaccatgaacaataatatttactgttaaatttgttaaatttaacctttgaattaaaatattagtttattataacctttatcaatttttttccaaaataaaattaaaagaaaataattttaaatctaaatcatttttaaaaccaAGAGACTCACctaaaatatcaagaaactCGCTATTAATTTAATTGCGGCTTGGTCAGTTTATATACTAATTTCTAACGTTCTGATAACCCTTAAGTATCTGCAGCAAACAGGattacagaaaataaacaggatagaaaaaaaaacgaaaacaggACAATGAAAGGATTTATAagttattaacaaaaaatagaatGCATAAATATAGTTATGGTCAATATGATTCAGAACTTTCgataacaaaatactcaaaggAACTGATCAGGCAAATAAAAAGATGATACAGTAAACATAAGAAAGTTCATATACACGTTACTTCACCTGTACATATTCAGGATGTCACTATCCTGTCACGATATAAGAGAAAACTTGATGacctagaaaaaaataacagcgTGTACGTACATTGCCAAAGGAGTATGTCCGGTTTATGATTTAGCCCATGAACGATTTCTTTTTAGATTTGTCACTGGTATAGAAAGATAATTAATCTCTGCGCGACTGATTTTTCCACTTCACATGAtttttgtaatatgttttaaactATGATTAAGCCACCTTATTATATCAGTCATTCATTCATTTTACTACAGATTTGAAAATTCAATGCAACGTACTATACACTTTTGTGAAATATTGACAACACATTAAATATGGATATTCTACAATTATTAGATTGTTCTAAACGTGTTTTAGTCGTTGGAGACGTGATATTGGATAGATATATCTACGGGAAATGCGATCGTGTAGCTCCTGATATCGCTGTCCCAGTTTTAACTGCATTATCCAAAGACTTCGCACTTGGTGGAGCTGGTAATGCCGTTTGTAATTTAATAGAGATGTGTTTGATTGTTGATTTTGTCACAATTATTGGTGAGAAAGATAAAGTCATAATCAATTTACTAAAGGATAAGGGCATAAGTGAAGATGGTATTTTAAGATGTCCTAATTACCGTGTTAAAGTGGTCTCAAGATACATTGCCAATCGTCATCAGTTTATTCGAGTGGACAAACATGTTGATAGTCAAGTAAAAGACGAAACTGAAAACAGACTTCGAGACATCATAAAGAACAAGATGGCTGCCATAAAGTACGATGCTATTGTTTTGTCTGACTATAGAAAGGGAGTTTTGTCTGAAGAGACAGCAAAAGGGATAATTTCTGAAGCCAACGTTCTACGAATTCCAACCATTGTTGATCCAAAAAAAGGAAACTATCAACGATTTCAAGGGGCAACgtatataaaaccaaacaaagaAGATGTAAGCTACTTAATGGACATTAATGTTGTTACAAAGAGTAACATACCCATGATCTGCAAACAATTTTGTGAACGTTTCAATAtagaatattgtattttaacacTAGCCGATGATGGAATAGCCTTCTACAAGAAAGATGAGAGCGATGGACTTCTCTTTGGGGTCATTCCAACACATAACAATGTAGATGTAGTCGATGTATGCGGTGCTGGAGATACATGTGTAGCTGCTATTGTATTTGGAGTATGTCATCAATGGCCTCTAGACAAGACATGTAACTTTGCAAACATGTGTGCAGCTAACGTTATAGACAAATGTGGAACAATACCTGTTAGAATGCTAGATATAATTCATAAAGTAGTGTACAGCCAAAAGGAACTTGTAAACATAAGGCGTCTTATTCCAAAAAAATCCACTATTGTCTTAACTACAggatgttttgatttattacATGATGGTCATATAAAATCTCTTCGTGAAGCAAAAGATCTCGGTGGTCTTTTATTTGTGGCCTTGAATTCCGATATATCCGTGAAGAAGAACAAAGGAGATAAAAGACCAATCATACCTCAAACAGATCGCTTAACTATGCTTATGGCTACAAAGTATGTAGATTTTGTCATCATGTTTGATGAAGAAGTTCCGTATTGGATTATAGAAACTCTAGACCCAGATATTTTTGTAAAGGGTCCTGATCGTACAGAGGCAGATCTACGAAAGCGTTTTCCAGgcattaaaaaaatacacattacaGACAGTAAAGGTATATCAACTTCCGGTATTATagagaaaataagaaaattatgaGCATTTGGTAACCACTTTCTGCAAAGATGTCATGCAAAGGTTTATGTAGGTAACTGTCAAAGTTCTTTTTGTCACGAAACCACATATACAGAAGTCTTGCTTGTGTTGACATTGGactttaacaaaacaaatactagTAAGCTTTATTGGTATGTTATAATGCAATAtgttattaatttgtatgagaaattaaaacaacattttataaaagtttgaaCTGTTTTTAGGAGTGATTTACTCTCACCAAGAACGTTAAATGCTGAATATTTAAAAGCCAAtaatgtataagtaccgaaacagATGAAAATCTGTATGAACAGAAAGCACATACAAATTATAACCAAATTAATAtaaggtcaactttgcctgagggcaTTGATCCTTCTTTTcataataattcaaagtttatgaacggacaattttagaaaggtTTTTTATAAGTCATGACAGTATATTATAAATCATGTTCGTAACGAAGTACAGTTGAACATGTGATCTCTATATGTCAAGATACTGGTGATAATAATCTTTGCGACTTATTGACCCAGTGTAATTTGTTCAGGGATAGTTAAATGTTCAATTGTATTTAAGAAAGGTAGAACGAAAACGGCAGATAGAAAAGTGGTACAACATTcgtcatttttaaataattaagaataaaaaactttttttgtgtGATGCAATCGTTGTCATATTTCCAGCATATCGGTATATAATGTAACAATTGCAGTCTTTGTATGAGTTCAATACAAATACTTTATTCTCAGTCTAAATACTTATTACAAGTCGATTAATGCTCGCATCAAAAGccataattataatatatatcttgtTTGTTCGGGGGTtgatgaatttgatttttgttagcTTGTTACTCGGGATTTTCTACATTTTCTTGAGATAATTAGTTACACAGTTTTCAATTGTCATAATACGAGAATTTATTAGGTCAATAAAATCAATATCGGGTGAGGCGAAGCCAAACCCGATATCAATTTTATTGCCCCGATAAATTCCTTATTAGGACAATTGAAAACTCAGTAACATTAtgaataagggagataactccaattgatgtaataaaaattgttctgaaatttattaggacaatatcagccaatcaaattgcgataaataaatgtaaatcgCTTATCATTCTCTGTTATCACCAGTGTTTTCAGATATCATGCGCTTCAAAGATTTATAAATATCGGTATCATTAGCtagtcaatttttatcaaaaaatttgtcttaaaatcgtaaaaatactattttatattcttttaattttaaatctcatCACCTGACTTGATTATTTGGgtcttaaaaatgtaataaaacagCTCTACACTTGAAGAACTACATAGAACGTAAAACCTCATACAATTaagatttgaatttaattgaatttaatagAACTTGTTAGACGCCTTTATTCCAGACGACGTACTTTGTCTTAAACAtatatagttattaaaggtaccaggattttagTTTAATAcgcctgacgcgcgtttcgtctacataagactcatcagtgacgctaatatCAACAAATTTATAAAGCCAAGCAAGAAAAAATTTGCAGAGAATTGAGGataatatatttgttcaaattttaacttccgcggagttcagtatttttgttatttaactttatACTAAATTGCTTCATTTTGTGATATCATGTACCATGTGTGTGATTAGTAGTTTCAATAATGTTAACATGTTCGATGATCATCGCCACCAAAaagtcaatattttaaaaaagctaCATTATTTCATGTACCTTTTATATGTtaacattattttgtaattctatCAAGAATGTTGCAACCGTCTAAATGAATGACGGCTATTAATGTTTTATACCTTATTTTGATAAGTTGATCATTATGTATCCCAATCAGCTGTCCTGACATTAtgctctgattttttttctgatgaaagtaaaaaaagaaactatATTTGCAGATACTAAATACAAGATTAATGAATTCAGTGCTGTTGCGGCGTATATTTAAAAATGGTTCAAGCAAAATTAGGACTACAAAATTAACACTGCGGTAGGGTGCATTAAGGCCTggttttggcccaagaaaataaaatgtgtgataactatttcaaattggcacataatgtttTGAAAAGCATAGgatcaagaaatataaatgaaaaacataaagatttttatcaaatgacgTCTCAATTACGCCATAATATGCactattttcacaaaaacgctgaaaatacagaaattatgcAGTTTTCTATCTTTATTTCCATTAAGGAAACATCGTGCACagccaagaaacaacaaaataacttaacagaaactttattataattattgacataattataacaaatataaagttatttcttgggtgcgcacatactttttctaaatccaaatctaaaatatacttaaaatttgatgaaaaacgaggaaaatcacaaaattttagaaaatatacaaattaagtcatgatttgttgccatggtaacttgttcaatgacaaatttgttttgtttttctgaatATCTTGTACCTTAGTCAAGTTTttagtaatttaaaaatatatatgataacttttaaatttgcattaacttttgggccaaataagtgccttattgcccctactccAAAGAAATATTacgaaatttgacaaaatcgtCTGATAGGTTAACGTTATGTTGGTGGGAGTTCAAATATAATTCAGCAGATTAACTGAGGGCGGGAAATCACAATGAcagaatataaaatgtattaattcttccattgttttttttcgtATGCTTTCAGAACTACAAAatcggaaaaagaaacaaattgttattaaagtcataaaaaaatatattaggaAACTAACTTGCCATTTTTGGAAGTtgatgtaattttatttataatgaaaacatcATGGATATCTTAGCTACTTGTGCACTTTTTAAtcatatcttatattttacaaaacattttattttatcaagcgtaattttttaaatgaatgcccactttttaataatttgtggTTCGAGCCCTTTCATCCTATATCTAGCTTTTGTCCGAACTTTGATAATTTATATTCATCTCCTAAGTTCATATAGGTAATCTTTTAttatattctattctattttattttattctttagaCGCCTACACAACATGATATTTTATACcagatttaaattttgttgagtTGATTTAACAAAAGAACGAAATGTCCTACTTTTGTTTACTTGAAAAGTTATTTTCGTTTTAAaactacaaattaaaacatCGCAATTGTGGTTCTATGAACATAAAGATGTATCAATTCAATGACTTTCAACGACACCATGTGATAAAAACCAAGGACAAAGACCAAATTAAAGGCGGAGATACGTTATGGACTGGAACGTTATTCCGtaaaattaaatgtacttttgaaAAGATAATTCATCCTTTCAAGTATCCTCAAATCCAGTCAAATGCGGATTTATagaaaagtaatttatttttagtcaaagaaattacacaaaaagttattatcacaaaaataaGATGAACAATCAAAATGTAGGTTTATGAGAAGATTATAAACTATATTATAGATAATGTATATATCTTGTTTCACATCACATCATATAAAAATTGTGATTGTAttccaatttatatttattgaaatttgatcaatggagttttttttattattttttttttattgtctcaATGCAGTtgtcatatttacatttaagtaAGTTTTGTTCATAAAACAACTGGACAGAGATGCAATGGTGAACACATACACTTAGTATAAGGTTTATTGGAAATATAAATTACTGGGACTGAATAAGATTAACAACGTAACAACCAAAGAAAGACAAGTCTACTAAATAAGTGACATGGAACGACAAATTTCAGAAGTTATCACAGTCATTCAGGCCAAGCTAGGTTCAAACTTGAACATCTATTTTAGAGATCAAGATCAACATGTGTTAAAGAtaatttttgattgtttttggttaattttcAAAATCCCGGTTCATTGAAAGAATAAATGACCTCTGAGACAGTCAACAAACATTGTAACGGATCCTAAATCACCAGGTCTAAGTTCTGACTTCTTTTCTGCCAATTCTCTATTCATGTCTTCAAGAATTGCAACCAAATCGCacctaaaatataatataattcatCAACAAggatataaatataacaagtaAAGTTTACCCAACATTTGCTTTTTTTACACACACAcctcttattttttattttcttatgtattaCATAACGTGCAAAGACTGTACAGAATATTGCAGTTATTGTCAAaacgtattttattttaacgCCTTAAAATGAGTGCTTGTATACAATAACTaaccatgtgattatggatttccgaattgattttcctctaagttcagtatttttgtgattttacttttttctgtatctagatgtacatgtacacataaCAAAGGCAATTGCACGAGTACTTGTGTATATTATGGTAACAGTAGTTTGCCGATGCAAAAATCTAACACCACAAAGGACGAGAACAGGTGCTTTGTTCTGAAAAGCCATGCAAATATACTTCCAGTCAAAATTTCGCACTCGGGGAAACGGCACAATCGGTCAAATTACAGATAAGACGAATATTCTTATAAACATTGTCCAAGCTTGAATACTATTTATTGCACTAGTAGGAGAGTGCAATTAATAGTCTACTACAAGATATTAATGTAGAGATTTTCAGAAAGGTTTATGGTAAATGAAAGGTTAGATTGCTACATCTGTTTCATAATTAAGAATATGCCAAACCGTTTTCgtcaaaaatatatgaattaaattcaataaaaatcaaacaaacaatcaaacaaacaaacaaacaaacaaacaaacaaaccacaCGCACACACACATCGCAAAATAACACATTTCTTATTGaggtcaataaaaaaaaacaccccaaaACACAcgcttaaatatttgaaaataaaaaattcaaaaatgataattaaaaactGGTTTCACACTGAGAATTTAAAATCGCACACATAAAACCATGGGAAATAAATCTGTCAACGAGGTCATATTTGTAGATCTTTGTACCTTTGTCCATAGGTACTCAATCATACCACACTTGATATATCGTTTGGTTTGAAAAGgtataacttttgttttgctTTAGTATTTTATAATAGATTAACATTGATATGTCGACATAAAAGGCTAAACCATAAAATGTTGAcgtttttgtattttatgaaatCGTGTCACCTCACGATAGACAACATTTCACTACGAAATACTATCTTTGACAATATTTCACTTTGAAATACTGTAAATGACAATATTTAACAGTGAAATTCTCTTCATTCCAATATTTATAAGCTCTTataaacttcgtactttattttgcctttttaacattttggattcgagcgtccttgatgggtcttttgtagacgaaacgcgcatctggcgtacatACAAAgtttaatcctggtatttttaatgttttttaatgtGAAATACTGTCCAAGAAAATATTTCTCAATCTAATTATATCTTCCTGAGAAATCATCTGCCATAAAAATTGTGAGCGTGTCTGGatcaaattctttttttgatGAAAGAACCAATAAGAATTTCTGCATATATTCATTACATATGAGAGAAAGGGAGGGGACTGGATCGTTATTCTTGGTATCAAAGATGTTCACTGCTATACCAACTCAGAATATCTTATAAACGTTCCAATTCCTTTATTTTACAAAGCATTACGAGTTATTAATCATAATTATCTTTTACTTATTCGTGTCACAGACCATAGCATTGAATGTTAGTAACCATTAACTTACGCTTTGTATTTGTCACTGAGATGTTTATACAGTGAGTAGAGATAATATGATCCAGTCTTTTCTCCGTCTTTAGGGTTGTATGCTAGATTTCCCGGCAGTGTCGAAAAACCATAAAGAAAGTCTGTATCATTTATAAGGGGCTGCAATGTTTTTTGCATCTTATCTGAAATATAAACAGGCTAGTCGTTGTGCATTGCAAGCAAGGGTGTCGTCATATTCTTAGAAATGTGGTAAACAAATATGCAAAGACTGGATGTCAAGTTCTGTGTTACAAGggatttcaaaatattgaaggAAACCGTAAAAGACAAAAGCTAGCACACAATTAACcataaacattttcatataaaaaacaagagtTAGTTCATTGAGGGCTGTCATAATCAGGTATGTCATCAACGGTATGTACATCTTATTTGGTATAAGACACTGATCGTATGTATTGTCCAGTAATCAAAGCCAGCAACGGGCCTTATTCCAGACGAGGAAATAAGGTAAATATGTGGAGGACTCTTACCACGTAATGATATAATCAGCTTGTGATGGTGActataaaactaaaatttaaatcctgtCAAGTAGTTCTGCCAAGAAAACAATCGCTCTTGATACAAGCTTTCATTCTATTGCACAACAAAAGGAAAGTCCCTGTTTGGAAACTGAATTCCTGTATGTAATAcgttttcattttctttcttaCTTCTTTATGATCAATTAATGATACCCAAATACGAGCATTTGAATTAGTGTCGCGCCATTTGGAATATATTGAGGAAAACTGTGATCATTTTTAGCAGAATTGATCAGAATTCCATTACTAGAGACTTatgttattatgtttttaagAGACGGGTTATCATTTTCATAGAAAAAGCAATGCACAATAAGTAAACATTTGTTGAAAGACTCATACTGAATTATCAATTTATTAGTACAACATATTCAAAAAGCTTTACTGTACATGATATTTATATGCTTCACAAAGTACAGAATAGATATCTCTCAAAAATTAGCATGTGTAGTGTGAAGTACCTTCAGTTTCTATGTTGCATGcttgaaacaaaaatatcttcgGTTTTCCATCTAGATCTGGACATGCATCCACAGTGAATCTTTTTAACTGGGGACCTAACATGAGATCATACCCATCACTGCCGTAAACTTTATTGGCTGTCCCGTGACTGgaaataatacaaacaaaacagtCGAATTTCTTGTGATCAGCTTCTGCCATAGCTTTCATTTCACGCTCTATCTCCCATTTCTTCAAATTATCCTTCCTAAGTACTTTATAACCAATCGTTGACATAAGCCCCTCTAGTCGTTCTGAAACACAAATACTATTTTGTATGATGCATATCAACAAAACGTGTTGGCAAACAAACCGAACATTTAAGAGAGCTTTCTGTCAAATGACCTTCACAAAGTGTGGACTGGTATTGtggtataaaatatatgaaaatcaaaacccATAACTCGAAagcaaattaaaatcaaaatgacgGCATAATATAGTCAACTATACATAATGGCATATGACCCTGCCAAGAATAAATCCTTCTGTTTATAGAGGACTGCTGATTTAAATTGCAAAGATAGTGGTGTATCTGAAATTATAAAACGTAATTCTACTTCTACTAAAAATAACCCACACCTATACTATCCAAACATTTACATGCAAAGTTAAATAATGATCTAATGAAATTACAGTACACCTTTTCTATAAGTTATGTCTATTCAATGTGTACTTTAATTTTCTTAGCACATTCAATGTTTCTACATGTTTGTGATATCTTGGACATTAATATACTCGTTGGCTTGAGCAAAagatcttaaaataaatatgttagaTAGAGATCAACAGTAGATTTTCAATGTATGCAAAagtgtatatttgtttaattgtactCCACGACAAGCGTAAATACTTACTTGCATCACCTTCCACACCTGGTCTGTTGGGCAACTTTTTACTGATTGGACATCCCGGTACTTGATAAAATTCACTGTTGGTTATCAATAAGCAGTAacctaaaattttcaaattgataatACTTATTTTTCCATTGGAATCTTCGTAATTTGACACCCTTTCttacaaatattattgaaacCATCATTTtcagacacttttttttttaactaaaactATTGAAATCGTTAACATTAGTTAGTGTTTTGAATATTACCTTAGAACACATCATTATCGGACAGTTTTAAGGCAAATACCATTGGAACAATCATTAAAAGGCATAGTTTTCACAAATTCATTTGAAACCGTTATTATCAGACagttgttttacaaaaatatttgtcaccATCATTATCCGGCAATGTTGTGACAAATGCAATAGGAACCAACATTATCACACTGCTTTGGTAAACACCATAGTGAACTTCATAATCAGGCAGTATTTTGACACGTATTATTGGAATCATAAAAACAAGGCAGTGTTGTGACGTATACCATTACGATTATTATTTTTAGACAGGGGGTTGACATATTCATATCAACATCGTAGAATCTATTCTCAAATCCTCTAGTATAAATACTGACTTACCAACAGGTTTAACAGTCAGCCTGTACTGAAATCCATCGGTATAGTCTTGGTATTGTCTAACAGTCATGTCAATCTCTATTCTTGAGAATTGCCCATCTTCCAACGTATTCAACTTCCTGaacaaatctgacaaaaaacCAAGTGTGGCGGAATATTTCTGGTCTGTTTTCAGCTGTTCTATCAGAGTTAACACACCACGAGCATCTTTTAAAGGCAGCACTGTTGTTCCCAGATGGAGCTCTACGACTTGTGCagtttttgtttcctttttcttgtttttaccTTAATATATGAGTTATTTGATTTGACAAAGgtattatataacttttttcaacTATTAGAAGAAAGTGAAAAATTTACACATGTAATGACGAACTACAATTGGGCAcgataaatgtgttttaatcgTAATTTCAGATGTT
Proteins encoded:
- the LOC134705678 gene encoding bifunctional protein HldE-like; protein product: MDILQLLDCSKRVLVVGDVILDRYIYGKCDRVAPDIAVPVLTALSKDFALGGAGNAVCNLIEMCLIVDFVTIIGEKDKVIINLLKDKGISEDGILRCPNYRVKVVSRYIANRHQFIRVDKHVDSQVKDETENRLRDIIKNKMAAIKYDAIVLSDYRKGVLSEETAKGIISEANVLRIPTIVDPKKGNYQRFQGATYIKPNKEDVSYLMDINVVTKSNIPMICKQFCERFNIEYCILTLADDGIAFYKKDESDGLLFGVIPTHNNVDVVDVCGAGDTCVAAIVFGVCHQWPLDKTCNFANMCAANVIDKCGTIPVRMLDIIHKVVYSQKELVNIRRLIPKKSTIVLTTGCFDLLHDGHIKSLREAKDLGGLLFVALNSDISVKKNKGDKRPIIPQTDRLTMLMATKYVDFVIMFDEEVPYWIIETLDPDIFVKGPDRTEADLRKRFPGIKKIHITDSKGISTSGIIEKIRKL
- the LOC134704993 gene encoding caspase-3-like encodes the protein MKPSQQKNDSTREDTNVKTDQRRKKLANPSANQLGKNKKKETKTAQVVELHLGTTVLPLKDARGVLTLIEQLKTDQKYSATLGFLSDLFRKLNTLEDGQFSRIEIDMTVRQYQDYTDGFQYRLTVKPVGYCLLITNSEFYQVPGCPISKKLPNRPGVEGDAKRLEGLMSTIGYKVLRKDNLKKWEIEREMKAMAEADHKKFDCFVCIISSHGTANKVYGSDGYDLMLGPQLKRFTVDACPDLDGKPKIFLFQACNIETEDKMQKTLQPLINDTDFLYGFSTLPGNLAYNPKDGEKTGSYYLYSLYKHLSDKYKACDLVAILEDMNRELAEKKSELRPGDLGSVTMFVDCLRGHLFFQ